The window TGTCGGCGACCCGCTACTACCAGGTGCTCAACACCCTGATCGACGCGCCCGAGGCGCTGGCCGCCGACCCGATGCTGGTCAAGCGACTCCGGCGGCTGCGCTCGAGCAGGCAGCGTGCCCGCTCGGCAAGGCGGCTCGGCATCGACGTCTGAGCCGACCGGCCGGCGGGGAAGGAGCAGG is drawn from Mycobacteriales bacterium and contains these coding sequences:
- a CDS encoding DUF3263 domain-containing protein encodes the protein MDAAEALSSAQPDADDGLSRRDREILAFERQWWKYAGAKEQAIRDLFDMSATRYYQVLNTLIDAPEALAADPMLVKRLRRLRSSRQRARSARRLGIDV